The following nucleotide sequence is from Penicillium digitatum chromosome 5, complete sequence.
caGCCCATACCTTGTACTGAACTTTTTGTACGGGAGATAAAGTCACTTCCTTAACAAAGATATTGCCCACCCGGTCCAGTTTCACCGTCTTACCCCAATCATCGAAATTGCCGGTAACGAACACCTCGCTCGCATTGTAAGGCCTGCAAGTAAGCGTCTTAGGATTGTACCACGAGGAAGTTGCGCAGTACCGAGATACCGAGCTCTCTAGCTGGGTCATGCGGGAAGCTTGACTCACCATTGGAATGTAAAAGTTCCCATCTTGATTCACACGACGTTGGAGAGAAAATTGAAAACAGATAATTTGGGTAGAAGGCAGAAAAAAGGGCAATGAATTGGGACTAAATCAGTGGGGTGTGACACAGACCAGTACCTGACCCTGGAGAGGACTTGGCGCCTACGGAGGAGTAAATGGAGGATACGATTCTAATTCTCTTGCCCTTCTGGAGATGCCCATTAATCAAGGGGTTGGGGTGAACCGTGGCTGTGGCCGGGTCTATGCGCCCGATCTAGACTTTTATGACGCCATGTCAGAGCTAAAAGGGTTGCATGGCTaagtgctccgtactccgtgtGTATATTTATATATATTTTTTTTACCAGGCGAGGATATATCGCTTTAGTGTTCTTCTATGGTACTTGATTTAACTCTTACAATATGATAACTATCACTATCATACTGGGCCGGATTAACATGGACCATTTGAAGCCTTTTAAAGTTTTCATGGTTCACGCTTTTCCCGAAAAGATTCCAAGGTGACATTTGAAAACGGCAAGTCCATGACATATGTGACCTAGGgcttttccaaggttcccgTTGCCACTTTTGTGACGAAGATAGAATTCTAGAAGACGGTTGGAAGACAGGGCTTGAAGCTGTCTTTTTCTCATCTTATGATAGCCAGCTCCGATACCACCTAAGGAATCACTGTTCCAGAGTAGTGTACTTGTCCATAATACCTACATCGGACACAATACTTTACTACAGAGCACATGCCTAAATAACATGTTGAGAACGTGAAATTATGAAGCACATCTAACGATCGACAAAGCTCAGACCAACTTTAGTGTGTCTAGTACCCCTCATCTTTCCATTCTCTAGCAACATTTCGACTATTTCTACCTTTTTGACTTCTTGTAAAAGCTGTAAAGCTTCCGGACTGAGCTTCCCTTTAGAAAAGACAGAGGTAATTTCCCGGATTCACCTCCTTGCACTTGCTTTTCTTATTCCATTTGCAATTTTCGATTCATTTTACTTTAACCGAGAGCCATGGAGACgaaagaaacagagaaaatcatgaagaaaaaaaaaaaaaaagaaaagaaaaagagaagagacgAGGTCATGCAGTATCCCTACAATTAGACTCCAACCAATAATCCCCCCCACTGCCCCTCCGTTGCTTCCTCATTACTCTTACCTCTTCTGCCTCTTCTACCATCCCCTACCTTTGCTACTTTTCCCTGCATTTTCCTTCCCCTTTTCTCAGTCTCTTTATTTAATCCACTCCTTTCTAATATCTACAGGTTTAATCTCTGTTTAACCCGTTTCACATCCCATTCACCTTCAACCCCGGAGTTGCGGCCTCCCCGGCCCTCAACCCCCTAACGCCCTCATGGCCCAGAATTTTGCTCCGAACTTGGCCCCGGCCATCAACACCAGAGTCGGCGACAGATCTGCTGGCATCCAAAAAATTTCCGAGGACGACGAGTTCGAGGTGACGTCACCAACAAACCTGACTTTCCGACAGTTTAGCTCAACTGGTGCGCCGCCGGGCACCGCTTTGTTCGGAGGTACTGCATTTGCCGAGGGGGGATTACAAACGGGAAGATCGTTGTTCAGCCGGAGTCCCTTCCAGGACACTGCGGGGGAGGAGGACGAGCTGGAGGGGGAGCTGGCCCCCCTCCCGGCACGATCCGCACAGCAAGGATTCCCTAGCAACTACGCGCTTGGTCGGCGGACATCTGTCTCAGCGGAATCGTTAAATCCCACTGAAGCTGGTTCGGATAGCTGGTCGCCTCCTCACCATCCAAAGACCGAAGAGCAGGTCTCCCGGCTTAAGAGTGCCGTCAGTAGCAACTTCCTCTTTTCCCACCTCGATGACGATCAATTCTTGACCGTTCTCAACGCTCTCGTTGAGAAACCCATCCCTGCAAAGGACATCAAGGTCATCTCCCAAGGAGATGCCGGTGATTATTTCTACATCGTGGAGAAGGGAAATTTCGACGTTTATATCCACCCCTCCGGCGCCGTGCAGCCTGGTCCAGATGGTCTGGGCAACAAAGTCGCCAGTACCGAACCTGGAGGATCATTCGGCGAGCTGGCTTTGATGTACAATGCTCCGCGTGCTGCAACGGTGATCTCCACCGAGCCAAAGAGCACACTCTGGGCCCTAGACCGCATCACCTTCCGCCGTATTCTGATGGACTCGGCATTCCAACGCCGTCGCATGTACGAGGCTTTCCTGGAGGAAGTCCCGCTGCTTTCTTCTCTGAAGCCATACGAGCGCTCGAAGATCGCCGATGCTCTGGATACCATCAAGTACCCGGCTAATTCCACCATTATCCACGAAGGCGATCCTGGAGATGCTTTCTATCTTTTGGAGTCGGGCGAAGCTGAGGCCACCAAGAATGGGGTCTCAGGGCCCGTCAAGAACTATCACCGAGGCGATTACTTCGGTGAACTTGCCTTGCTGGACGACAAGCCACGCCAAGCGAGCATCACCACCAAGACGGATGTGAAAGTGGCGCGCTTGGGTCGGGACGGATTCAAGCGACTTCTCGGTCCCGTGGAGGGAATGATGAGAGGGGCCGAGTATGAACTGGACGGGGAGAAGTCTCCTGTTTCCAAACCAATTTGATATGATTACAATGAAATTGAATATGGGAGGTTTTTGAGCCAGGAAATTAGACTTCTCATTGGCAGATCCAGCTCTCATGTCATCTGGCACTCACCCGCTATCCCAATAACTGATAATCTGCCTTCTTTTTCATGTTCATTATTTGTCTCCCATTTCTTCCTTCCCAGCAAACTTTCCACTCTTTAAAGACTCTTTGCCTTGTATTTACAACCGTATCTTCTATGCGTTTGTGAAAGGGACCTACTCTCGTCCCTGTTCACCTTGTCCTTTGGCTACTGTGTTATCCACTCGAATTGTACCTACCCTCCAATACTTAGGTATGATCCAGCAGAATGATTAGAAAGGATTTGATTTGCCAAAATTCTCACAGGCAATGGCTATGGACCCAAACACCCAAGGGTTCCAGGTCGAAGTCGCGTAGGAACCCGTCCACTACGATCATGCTGTGTTCCATATGCCCAATGctacaaccttggaattctCAAATGCAATCAATACCAGTACATGACATATCACCTCGGAACAGCTAAATCACTCCTCAAAACCCACTTCTCCCCCCCGGTAACCTCAGCCCCTTCATGTATCATACAATGATTTCCATGTCGGTGCAACAGCGCCATCCCAACCTCCGGTGCAACAGCTATCGGCTCCGGATTGCGGTTCGCGCGTGTCGACTCCGGGTAGAAGATTGTTTCACCGCCTGTGCAGGACGTCAGGTAGACTAGGAGAGTCCAAGTAGTGCGTGCGGGTGTTGCTTTCGAACGCGGGTTCGGTGGCGGGAGGGTTATGTTGTTGGCATCGTCGTCTGCGATTAGGATAAAAGGTGTCAGACTAGTTTGCTTGGGTGCATCAAAAATCCTTGCATCAATCAAGACAAAATGCTTCTTACAATGTTGTCCGAAGAACTGCCCTGCAGAGTATCGATAAATGCGAATGTTAGGATTTAACCCCAACGGTTCCCCGCCCCAGAGTTGACGTGCGCGTTCAGCGAGGACACCATCATTTTCTGTGTCCTGGTCGTCCTCGTACTCGTCTTCTTCAAAACGCGTCGTGACAAGCTCCTTCAGCGCGGTGGTACTCCACAACATCTCCGCAAACCGCGCATCGTCGACTTGGAACCGGTCGTTGACTCGTAGTGCCTCGTCTTTCTTTGGGGTTCCCGGTGTCGTTGTTAGTGGTAGCGAGGCGAGGAATGAGATGTATGTTTTGCAGAGGGTGCCTGAGAGGAAGTTGCGGATTATGTAGATTTGGccggggaggaggggggtcAGGGTTAGATCGGCGGCGGGGAGGAGGGGGCGAAGGGGAGGCCAGTTTGTGGTTGTGCTTTTTAACTGAGGTTTTGGATCGGGCCTTTTGAATTTCGGGGCCATTTTGGATCTTGGGTGAATAGGTAGAAGTGGAGGTGGAAGTGAAAGTGGTATAGGAagaggtacggagtataggTCAAAaggctgtttttttttaaatcgCGATAAGATGATCTCAGGTACAATGGGTTTCTACATATACTCCGCATCCCCCGAATATGTTATACTCCAAAAAGAATACCTCCCTTCCATGTATACTGGATTGATAGGAATTGTATTCGCCCAAAATATCTACTATCACGGTTTCCCCTCATCTCGACGGGAGGCAAGCCACTGAAATTCTGAGGGGCTCCACCCTACATGTAGACAATAAACCGAGAAAATGTGAGATTCTAGAAGTAAAACGAGGTCAATTGCATAGCATGATCCATAGTGACATCCATTATATAGATCTAGGCTTTCTGATCAACAAAATCGGTGAAGAATCAGCTGCGGGCAGTCCATCTAGGTGGATCAGGTCGGAGAGAATATGGATTTGGGCGGGGCGGGAAAGAAAATTTGTCCCGGAAGAGGATCGTCggcgctttttttttcatctcttCAACCGTGAACCTCTCCAGATGCTTATTTTGTTGGAGAATTAGTCTAGTCACATTGCGATATTGAGAActcaagaaaatcaacgCAAAGACCCCCAAAAAACATGGCTCAGCGGTGACTACGGCCATCTGCAGCGACCAACTCGGCCACCGCTCACCGCCCGGCCCAAGTTGAGAACTTCCCTTCTTATTGGAACTTCATTCCTCTCCCTTCCCCAGCACCAGCCTGTCATGTCGTCGCAGACCATGACTGCGCCAGCCGTGGGCCATCGACCGCCTGACCCAGGCCCCGATAGACCCCTGTACGACTATGGCAGCTCACCGGACCCCGACTCCCCTTCGAATCCTCGAGACGACTCCGCAATCCGCGCCATGCAGAATAATTCTGCCCCGTCAACTCCCAACGGGATGCCCGCCCCGGACGTCGCAATCAAAACTGAATGCTCAGACAGCCACGACTGTTCAGCTGCGCAACATCACCAAGATGCAGACACGCAAAATGCCGCAAGTGCGCTCCTGGCGCAGCTTCTTGGAAATCAATCAGCCGCGAACTCTACACCTACCACGATACAACCTGCAAAACAGGACGAAGACCAGGATATGCACATGGATATCAAGATGGACGATTCAATCTCCCAGTCATTTGACATGGCTGCCCAAAACCCTGCACCCATCGACCAGAGCTTACACCGAGACACAGCCTCGATCTCTCGCGAGATTCAGGACTTGCTGAATGGGAAAACTTTAGGCGACGAGCTCATGGGAACAGATTCTGCACAAGATATGAACCACACAGGATTCAACTCCGATGTCATGGGGACCTTGTCCGACCCTATGAACCCGAAATTGAACACCGATCAGCCCTCGCTCCTTCCGCCCTTGGACTTTTCGGCCGCCCCGAAAAATGCGTTTGAAGCCCTCCATCAAAACGAGCTGCTCACAGCTGCCTTTCTTTCGCAGAATGCGGATCTATCAGCTTTGGGATATCAAGATGTGGCAGCTTCAATTGCTGGATCGGAGCCTAAGATTCAGGCATTCGCCAAGTTGGAATTTGATGATGGGCACTTTTACGTCAATACCTACTCATTCATTCTAGGACGAGATGTGCGTGCCGCCCGCGCCGCCCACCACCGAGAGTTCCAGTACCGGCAGGCCGTGCGAAGCACTCGGGCGAAGAGTTCAAGTGGAGGAAACACATCCCACACCCCAAACCGGATGAAGCGGGAGGAAAGTGCTGCCATGATGGGCAGTGTAGTCAGTGACCGGGGAGGTATAATGGGCTTTGATCCAGATATACCTCCGCACCTTCCGAACAATATGAACATGAGCCGACGGTCGTCAAAATCCTCCTTTGACGAGGCCGTTGTACCATTGCATGCAAACCCAGCTCAACTACAATCGACTACAGACTACAATGCGCTCgcaatgcaatctttgcaaGATGGAAACGGAGACGCAAAGCCCGTTGATGCGCTGGCTTTGCTCCCATCCCCTGATTCTTGCCCCACTATCCCAATCCACCCCCCAACGACCGTTGATGGCAGTGCCGCAGGCCATCGAGGGATTTCTCGGAGGCATGTCCGGATCTCATACAATTTTGATCGTAACTTGTTTGAAATGGAAGTAATGGGACGTAATGGAGCGTTCATTGGGGCTGATTGGCTATCACCGGGGCAAGTTCGCCCGTTACACAGCGGCGACTACATCCAAATCGGAGGCGTGCGCATCCGCTTTTTGCTACCAGATGTCCCTATTGGTGAAACTGGAGCAGACCGGATGGAAGAAAAAATGGCAGAAAATAacgacgaagaagaggagaaagatGCTCGTGCTTCAATCGAAATGGATGACGATGTCGATGAATCtgagagacttgggagcgACAGCGGCGAGAGCAGGGAACCTTCAAAGAAGATCATTCTCAAAACAAAGGATTCCAAATCATCTCAAGCAATGGATTCTATCGAGAATGGGGATAACGATTCGCAGCCGGCCCGCCGCCGGGGACCAGGACGCCCTCCCAAGGATGGGATCATGTCCAAGCGCGAACGAGCTGAGCTTGCACGGGAGCAGAAAATTGCTGCCAAGCGCGAGGCCAACGGAGGTATCACACCACCTCCACTCAAAGTACCCAAGGCCGGGAAGACAGTTGCCAAAGAATCTGTCGTTCCCGAGTCACCAACAAACAAACCCTCCGAGAAGCGCAAGTACACCAAGAGAAAGAAGCCAGACGGCACACCAATGGATTCTCCTCTTCCCTCAACCGAAGGCGGCCAAATGTCTGCAGAGCCCCCGCAAGAATATGTCAAGCCCCCACCAGTCAAAAAGCGCAAGCCATCACGGTCACCATCTCCCAACTATCCTCCAGAGTCTGCTTACAATGCCGAGGATCTGGCGAAGCCCCCGTACAACTATGCTGTTCTCATCTTTGATGCTCTGACGGAAGCCGGCACGCCAATGACGTTGAAGCAGATCTATCGCGCGCTGAAACTGAAGTATCCGTACTTCCGATTCAAGTGTGAGACCGAGGGCTGGACGTCGAGTGTACGGCACAACCTGAACGGCAACGGTCATTTGTTCATGCATGCAGAGCGAGATGGCAAGGGTTGGTCATGGCAGCTTATTCCCGGCGCGTCGGttgagaaggaaaagaaacgaCGTCCTTCGCCGCCGCCGCAAGTGTCTCATCCTCCTCCACCTGCTCCCCAGCAATACATGCCTCAGATGTCCCACTCTTATGCACCACCTCAGGGCCCACCTCCGGTGCCAAATCCACCACAGCATTTCCAATTCCCTTCCATACCGCCTGCTCCTTTCCCGGCGTCTGTCAATGTGGGAGCACATCCACCACAATCTAGTCCCTATCCACCTCCATCGAAGGCCCCTGTTCCTACACCAAccgctcctcctcctcctccgccgGTTCAAGCCTCTGCttctgctcctgctcctgctcctgctcctgctccgcCCCCGACTCAGGCTCCGACACCGGCACCCCCGCCGGCGCCTACACCCACTCCTGTCTCTGCTCCCATCCCGTCACCAGCGCCAACACCTATTTCGGCTCCTGCGCCCGCATCTACACCCGCACCCGCACCTACACAGGCCCCCGCGCCCGTACCGTCGGCACCGGCATCGGCACCTGCACCCGCGCCAACACCAGGACCACCTATCATTCCAGCTGCATCATTCCCCATCCCCAGTCAGCTCCGCAACAACCTCCCAGCTGCATTCGCGGCCACCATCCCTTCAACCTACACTTCACCCTACGCATCCGCCCCCGCTCCGCAAGGCAACCAGCAGCAACAGTTGCAGACCCCGCGGCCTCCTCACGGACCACCTCAGCATCATTCCCCTTATCCACAACAAAAGCCGCCATCCTCTCAACCTCCTCACAACAACCCGCAGCCTCGGACCTACCCTCCATCTAGTGGGGTGCAGTTCCAACACCAGCATCAGCATCAGCTTTCTCATCAGCAACCGGTCCAATCCCATTCGCAGCCGCTGTCGCATccgcctcagcagcaacatTCGCTACCTCACCACCAGCACCCGCCGCAGCATCAGCACCAACATCAGCATCAGCatcagcaccagcaccagcaccatcCGCCTCCAGGTCTCCCGGCCCATTCTCACCatcagcaacagcaacaccCTGTTCAGCAAAACTCAGCACCAGGACTCCCGGAGTCATCGTCGTTCATTGACCGAGCGAACAAGGCAATCGATGACTTTGAGGCTGTTCTCATGGAAGACTACGAAGACAAGAACTACATTCGGGAAGTTCTGCGGAGTGCGCGTGCACGCGTGTTGGGCGATGCGCCAGAAAGCTCCTTCCCAGGCGGCGAACCGAAAGACGAAGCCGTCATCATGGACGTGCTACGCAATTTGGTTGGCAGCCTGAAAGACGAGTGAATGGCCTTCTGGCTGCACATATTACAAATATGGGTGGAGGGAATGGTTTCCTCCCTGACGACTTATCGAGTACACGAGTCTTATGgttttgcctttttttcctctttttcttcttcctctttttctttctccaaTCTATCCTCTTCAAATTGTTGTTTTGCGACACGTCTGGATTCTTTGGATCTTAATGATATCCCTCGGTTTTTGCGGACAGGCGTTTGCTTGCGCCTTGTCTATTTCGTTTTTGTCAGGTTTAAAAAGCTTCTCCCTGTTCTCTTTTGAGGCTCTTCACAGCCCACTGTTTTGGAGGTGCAGAGGGGATCTCTCCCTTGTGGAATCATcccgatttgcttttttttggtttttgatCATGGCGTGCCTAGCCTGATCTTAAGCGTAAAAGCTCAGCTTGATAGAAATACCATTCACATTGACCGGACTGAATACACCTGTACTCATTCTCCAGCACAGACACCAGCTATCTACGACATACGAAGGCAGTATGTCAGCACTTTTCAATGTGAAACCCTTGAGGTCACAACCTTGTTCTTCTCCGGAGTGAAGCCCGAAAAGCTTGCGTCTCTGGACTCATTCACAGGCTGACTCTTGAACCATGTATCCCCGCAAAATGGGCGTCTTCGCGAGAGCCACTTTTGTTTCCAACGCTAGCAGTTGAAGGCCTTCAATATTGAAACCCTTGTCTACTCCCACAGGCACGCCTATGTTCTATCCGTTTGCGATCCCAATTCTACTGCCGAAAAATGCCCGAGTTGAGGACGGGGGTTCCCACAGTCAAAGGGCTCAGATGAAGGTTCTTCGTCACATCAACCTTAGTCGGCATTTCAAGTTAAGGATGACCTGTATATGATTGCAGTATTCGATGATGGTGATGAAACATGCAACAACTACGAATCTTGATCCTTTTTCTCTGTTGGCGCAAGTGTTGTGGGAATTGTATCGATTAGCTTGATGAAAACCGTGTTGATTGACTAAAATTCAACTATTACGCAACGATTGCACCCATCATGGTTGCCTACGTACGCATTGTTAATAATGTATATAACGAAAATCATTACATATGTTTGGATATTATAAACACCCCGGAACCTCGTATGTTAGAATGAAAACCAGCTCCCTCGTAGGTTAGAACGGGGGAGGTAGGGTTGATCATGGGCAAATGGAATAGAAGCTGAAAACAGGAGAAGAACGAAAAAGAATCAAAAAGGGGCCAGCCTTTGCCCTGCAAGATGATACATGTTGTACATCGGAGCAAGAATCCCGTCAAGCATCCCAAGTTTCGATGTCTATTAGCAGGGTTATGCCGGATAGATATAGCGAGGAATGAGAGCATGATGGTGGAACAGTATTAGGCAATATCTTGGAAAGAATAAGAACAGTAATTAAGAAAGTAACATGAAAAACTGTATGGATGCAAACAAGAAGCATGAGTAGAGCGATCATAGGAAACGGGACACATTCATTCGTTGCTTGTTCGAATAACTCATG
It contains:
- a CDS encoding cAMP-dependent protein kinase regulatory subunit PkaR, producing MAQNFAPNLAPAINTRVGDRSAGIQKISEDDEFEVTSPTNLTFRQFSSTGAPPGTALFGGTAFAEGGLQTGRSLFSRSPFQDTAGEEDELEGELAPLPARSAQQGFPSNYALGRRTSVSAESLNPTEAGSDSWSPPHHPKTEEQVSRLKSAVSSNFLFSHLDDDQFLTVLNALVEKPIPAKDIKVISQGDAGDYFYIVEKGNFDVYIHPSGAVQPGPDGLGNKVASTEPGGSFGELALMYNAPRAATVISTEPKSTLWALDRITFRRILMDSAFQRRRMYEAFLEEVPLLSSLKPYERSKIADALDTIKYPANSTIIHEGDPGDAFYLLESGEAEATKNGVSGPVKNYHRGDYFGELALLDDKPRQASITTKTDVKVARLGRDGFKRLLGPVEGMMRGAEYELDGEKSPVSKPI
- a CDS encoding Prolyl 4-hydroxylase, alpha subunit, with product MAPKFKRPDPKPQLKSTTTNWPPLRPLLPAADLTLTPLLPGQIYIIRNFLSGTLCKTYISFLASLPLTTTPGTPKKDEALRVNDRFQVDDARFAEMLWSTTALKELVTTRFEEDEYEDDQDTENDGVLAERARQLWGGEPLGLNPNIRIYRYSAGQFFGQHYDDANNITLPPPNPRSKATPARTTWTLLVYLTSCTGGETIFYPESTRANRNPEPIAVAPEVGMALLHRHGNHCMIHEGAEVTGGEKWVLRSDLAVPR
- a CDS encoding Winged helix-turn-helix transcription repressor DNA-binding; protein product: MSSQTMTAPAVGHRPPDPGPDRPLYDYGSSPDPDSPSNPRDDSAIRAMQNNSAPSTPNGMPAPDVAIKTECSDSHDCSAAQHHQDADTQNAASALLAQLLGNQSAANSTPTTIQPAKQDEDQDMHMDIKMDDSISQSFDMAAQNPAPIDQSLHRDTASISREIQDLLNGKTLGDELMGTDSAQDMNHTGFNSDVMGTLSDPMNPKLNTDQPSLLPPLDFSAAPKNAFEALHQNELLTAAFLSQNADLSALGYQDVAASIAGSEPKIQAFAKLEFDDGHFYVNTYSFILGRDVRAARAAHHREFQYRQAVRSTRAKSSSGGNTSHTPNRMKREESAAMMGSVVSDRGGIMGFDPDIPPHLPNNMNMSRRSSKSSFDEAVVPLHANPAQLQSTTDYNALAMQSLQDGNGDAKPVDALALLPSPDSCPTIPIHPPTTVDGSAAGHRGISRRHVRISYNFDRNLFEMEVMGRNGAFIGADWLSPGQVRPLHSGDYIQIGGVRIRFLLPDVPIGETGADRMEEKMAENNDEEEEKDARASIEMDDDVDESERLGSDSGESREPSKKIILKTKDSKSSQAMDSIENGDNDSQPARRRGPGRPPKDGIMSKRERAELAREQKIAAKREANGGITPPPLKVPKAGKTVAKESVVPESPTNKPSEKRKYTKRKKPDGTPMDSPLPSTEGGQMSAEPPQEYVKPPPVKKRKPSRSPSPNYPPESAYNAEDLAKPPYNYAVLIFDALTEAGTPMTLKQIYRALKLKYPYFRFKCETEGWTSSVRHNLNGNGHLFMHAERDGKGWSWQLIPGASVEKEKKRRPSPPPQVSHPPPPAPQQYMPQMSHSYAPPQGPPPVPNPPQHFQFPSIPPAPFPASVNVGAHPPQSSPYPPPSKAPVPTPTAPPPPPPVQASASAPAPAPAPAPPPTQAPTPAPPPAPTPTPVSAPIPSPAPTPISAPAPASTPAPAPTQAPAPVPSAPASAPAPAPTPGPPIIPAASFPIPSQLRNNLPAAFAATIPSTYTSPYASAPAPQGNQQQQLQTPRPPHGPPQHHSPYPQQKPPSSQPPHNNPQPRTYPPSSGVQFQHQHQHQLSHQQPVQSHSQPLSHPPQQQHSLPHHQHPPQHQHQHQHQHQHQHQHHPPPGLPAHSHHQQQQHPVQQNSAPGLPESSSFIDRANKAIDDFEAVLMEDYEDKNYIREVLRSARARVLGDAPESSFPGGEPKDEAVIMDVLRNLVGSLKDE